From a region of the Paenibacillus sp. FSL R10-2734 genome:
- a CDS encoding polysaccharide deacetylase family protein — translation MKTEKVALVVACVAIVIGIGSTQGPLKDMLMQLKPQDDLAVWMDIPKAENNDLRLRIETAAAKLNAPPVNAVVDRVWKAIPGYNGLEVDVESTYRNALLAPKEPIKFVYRQIEPQISLNELGAEPIYRGNPAKPMVSLMINVAWGNQYIGPMLDTLDEENVKVTFFLDGSWLSKNPEVAKEMLKRGHEMENHAYTHPNMSTLSRARATVEIEKTQKLLKESLGVTNTWFAPPSGDFDQETVEIASSLGLKTVLWTVDTVDWRNPSPESIVAKITSKAEPGTLVLMHPTASSSKALKAMIRGIKAKGLQLGTVSQTLSAERLIPSDVE, via the coding sequence ATGAAGACGGAAAAAGTGGCATTAGTGGTTGCTTGTGTAGCCATCGTGATAGGAATCGGTAGTACTCAGGGGCCCCTAAAGGACATGCTCATGCAATTGAAACCGCAGGATGACCTGGCTGTGTGGATGGATATTCCTAAGGCGGAGAACAATGATCTTCGTTTGCGGATTGAGACCGCCGCGGCTAAGCTCAATGCGCCTCCAGTGAATGCTGTGGTTGATCGGGTATGGAAGGCGATTCCGGGCTATAACGGGCTTGAGGTTGATGTAGAGAGTACCTATCGGAATGCTCTATTGGCACCAAAAGAGCCCATAAAATTTGTGTATCGGCAGATCGAACCACAGATATCCCTGAATGAACTGGGAGCTGAGCCCATATATCGAGGAAATCCGGCGAAACCTATGGTTTCGTTGATGATAAATGTGGCGTGGGGGAATCAGTATATTGGGCCTATGCTGGATACTCTGGATGAGGAGAATGTGAAGGTTACATTTTTTTTGGATGGGAGCTGGCTTAGTAAGAATCCAGAGGTTGCCAAAGAAATGCTAAAACGTGGACATGAGATGGAGAATCACGCCTATACCCACCCCAATATGAGTACTTTAAGTCGTGCACGGGCTACCGTTGAAATTGAAAAGACGCAAAAGCTATTAAAGGAGTCACTTGGGGTCACTAATACATGGTTCGCCCCGCCATCAGGTGATTTCGATCAGGAGACAGTAGAGATCGCTAGCAGCTTAGGATTAAAGACTGTACTCTGGACTGTGGATACGGTGGATTGGCGCAATCCTTCTCCTGAATCTATAGTTGCCAAAATCACAAGCAAAGCTGAACCCGGCACACTTGTTCTAATGCATCCTACTGCCTCATCTTCCAAGGCACTGAAGGCCATGATACGGGGGATTAAGGCAAAAGGGTTACAGCTAGGTACAGTTAGCCAAACGCTGTCAGCGGAGCGTCTAATCCCCTCTGATGTTGAGTGA
- a CDS encoding pitrilysin family protein: protein MEKIVLSNGLRVVMEKIPTGRSVSFGIWVKTGSRNENPGNNGISHFVEHMLFKGTDRYSAKDIAEQFDAIGGNVNAFTSKEYTCYYAKVLDEHLPIAIDVLADMFFRSRMDAEELEKEKNVILEEISMCEDTPDDLVHDLMCAAAYKDHPLAYSILGLKERLMEMKPDDLRAYMKEQYTIENTVISVAGNISDGLIELLEQHFGSFANHGTSAPLTPPDYYGELLFHRKKTEQNHICLSLPGVRSGDPLQYAMVLINNAIGGGMSSRMFQEIREKRGLAYSVYSYHSSQADSGLFTVYAGTAPKQTKDVMELIKEMMYELATKGLSEDELRKGKEQLKGSLILSLESTSSRMNRIGKNELMLGRHNTLDDMIAKIQLVTMDNINSVLDNMFAEPLSLAMVGSTDKAIANVRRDDLVLLRTNQ from the coding sequence GTGGAAAAAATAGTATTATCCAATGGATTACGAGTAGTTATGGAGAAAATTCCGACCGGTCGGTCCGTTTCTTTCGGAATCTGGGTAAAGACAGGTTCGCGGAATGAAAACCCTGGAAATAACGGGATCTCTCATTTTGTAGAGCATATGCTTTTTAAAGGTACCGATCGATATAGTGCTAAGGATATTGCCGAGCAGTTTGATGCTATTGGCGGCAATGTAAATGCTTTTACCTCTAAGGAATATACATGCTATTATGCAAAAGTACTGGATGAGCATCTGCCCATCGCAATAGATGTATTAGCGGATATGTTCTTCCGTTCACGGATGGATGCTGAAGAGCTGGAGAAAGAAAAGAACGTCATCCTTGAGGAAATTTCTATGTGCGAGGATACGCCTGACGATCTTGTGCATGATTTGATGTGTGCTGCTGCCTATAAGGATCATCCACTTGCTTATTCTATCCTTGGCTTAAAGGAACGGCTGATGGAGATGAAGCCAGATGATCTTCGTGCCTATATGAAGGAGCAATATACGATTGAGAACACAGTAATTAGTGTAGCTGGTAACATTAGCGATGGACTAATTGAACTGCTGGAGCAGCATTTTGGTTCTTTTGCTAATCATGGCACCTCTGCGCCGCTGACTCCACCGGATTATTATGGGGAATTGTTGTTTCACCGCAAGAAAACAGAACAGAATCACATCTGTCTTTCCTTACCAGGTGTCCGTTCCGGCGATCCATTGCAATATGCTATGGTACTTATTAATAATGCCATTGGTGGTGGAATGAGCTCACGGATGTTCCAAGAGATTCGTGAAAAACGTGGCCTGGCCTATTCTGTATATTCATACCACAGTTCTCAAGCGGATTCTGGTTTGTTTACGGTCTATGCTGGAACAGCACCGAAGCAAACCAAGGATGTAATGGAGCTAATTAAGGAAATGATGTACGAACTTGCTACTAAGGGCCTCAGTGAAGATGAACTGAGAAAAGGCAAGGAGCAGCTTAAAGGTAGCCTTATCCTTAGTCTGGAGAGTACTAGCAGCCGTATGAATCGTATCGGAAAAAATGAACTTATGCTCGGAAGACATAATACACTAGATGATATGATCGCAAAAATTCAGTTAGTAACGATGGACAATATTAACAGTGTGCTTGATAATATGTTTGCTGAGCCGCTTTCTTTAGCGATGGTAGGTTCAACAGATAAAGCTATTGCAAATGTTAGGAGAGATGATCTTGTCTTATTACGTACAAATCAATAA
- the dut gene encoding dUTP diphosphatase: MSYYVQINKLAGNEDVNLPCKMSEQASGYDLYAAVESEVVLAPGERALIPTGISLAMPDGLEAQIRPRSGLALKHGITCLNTPGTIDADYRGEIKVLLINLGQEPFAIARNERIAQMVFQAVPVVTLVEVEALSETERGAGGFGHTGK; the protein is encoded by the coding sequence TTGTCTTATTACGTACAAATCAATAAGCTAGCTGGAAACGAGGATGTTAATCTTCCTTGTAAAATGTCAGAGCAGGCTTCCGGCTATGATCTTTATGCCGCTGTTGAAAGCGAAGTTGTGCTTGCTCCAGGAGAGCGTGCATTAATTCCAACAGGAATATCGCTAGCTATGCCAGACGGATTAGAAGCTCAGATTCGTCCACGAAGTGGACTGGCCTTGAAGCATGGGATTACTTGTTTGAACACACCTGGAACGATTGATGCTGATTATCGTGGAGAGATCAAGGTGTTGTTGATTAATCTAGGGCAAGAGCCATTTGCTATCGCTCGTAATGAGCGTATTGCCCAAATGGTATTTCAAGCGGTCCCCGTTGTAACTTTGGTTGAAGTTGAAGCGTTGTCCGAAACAGAGCGTGGTGCCGGAGGCTTTGGTCATACTGGGAAATAA